GCGAGCGTGAACTGATCGCCGGCGAGGTACCTGTTCCCCGCGCCGAGGTGCGCGTCGTAGACGTCGAGCACGTCGGCCACCTTGCGGGCGAGCCCGTCCACGACAGCCGGGTCGGGCGGCGCGCCGCCCGGCAGCCGGGGCCTGACGCGGAGCTCGTACACCAGGTCCGCCACGGCCGGGTAGAAGTGGTGCGACTCCACCTCTAGCCACACCTCCAGCTTCGCCGACGGCGCCGCCGGCAGCAGGTCCGTGCCCGTTGACCGGTACTTGGCCGCGATGTACCTACTTATGGCGCGAGACTCTGCGCGCGATCCCCAAATCAGAGCAAATTCGTGCAGTTGATTAGCCCAAAATGTTGACAATTAACTCCGGCGAGTCTGAAGGTCTGAATTTCTTGGGCGTACCGAAGAGGATGTCGTCGCCGTCCTGGAACGCCGGGACCTGACCCAAGGGCTGCACGACTCACGCAAACACAGTAAAAATTAGTAAACGATCCGCATCGGCTGATGATCAGTGCAGTGTAGCAGCAGTAGCAGGGGAGTGCGTGGGCGGGCGTACGTACGTTGATGGCGAGGAACTCCGGCGCCTTGGTGTCGTCGACGACGACGAGCTCGTAGTCGAGCCCCTTCTCGTTGAGCAGCGCCGCGATGCGCACCGAGTTGGACGACAGCTCGTAGCCGTACAGCTTCCTTGTGCTCGCCGCCGCCTCGGCCATGCTGCCTCGATCGCTTCTCTGCTGCTGGCAAGCACGGTGTGGCGACCGGCGAGATCCAAGACCGGGAGAGCAGCTGCGGAGGGGATCCCGGTAGGTGGCCGGCAGAGCAGAGCAGTCACGGATGGCACCCCACCTAACACGCCGCTTAATCAACTGGTCGGTTTGGCCCTGCTCTGCAGGTGGCGCTTGGTAAATTGTTAATTCCTCAAAGTCGTCCGACGTAACGTGACAGTCCACCAGCCACATTCGGGCAAATGCTGTGAGGGGCTGTGCATGGTTAAAGAAGAGTAAAGTCTGTTTTAAACCTTAAACTGGTAGGCTTTGTTGGAATTGAACCTCCACCTCTGAATCCCTAAAATCTGTATCCTAACCTCTTTAATCTCGGTCAACATCAACCCTGGACTAATTTGGCGCACCGGCAAAATATCAATCCCGCCTGAGATCATAGTCTGTTCTCACTGATATCTCTGTCCCACATGTCATATCCACCTTCTATCCTCAATCTTCTCTCCTGAAATCAGCGCCGCATGGAGAAGCAGGAGGCTGGGCAGCGCAGATGAAGGGCGTCGGGTGCGGGCGTTTCCGGTTCGCATGGCCCACGCGGGGAATCTATGGAGGTGCCCTTCATGTAGTCGGTGCGCGGCGAGTCGTCACTCGTCAAAAAGGAACAGGAGCTGGGAGGGCGGCACGCGATGGCGTGCACGGAGTGGAGGTGGCCACGCTCACGATCGACTTGGCGGAATGGTGTTTGCCCGTCCAGGAAATGGTAGATCAGCGCTCACGTCGACTTGGCGGAACCGTGTTTGCCCATTCAGGAAATGGTAGAGCAGCGCGACGCGAGCTTCCAGGTCGACGCGACGGACCCGCGTGCCAGGGAGCTCCGTCACAACGATGACCGACATGAGGTGCACGATGTTGTGTGCACGTAGAACACACACATGATCCCGCTTGCTCGACTGCGTGCTCAAGTTCCCTCGGCATTTCGGCAACCACATCGCTGGCTACTATGTGGTGCAGCGCGCCATGAACATGGCGACCAAGATACTCATATACTGCCTGGAGACGTGTCTAGCTAGCGTATTCCCGGCGGTAGGCGAAGCCGGCGCCGGCATGCCGTCGGACCACGGCAAGACGAGGAGCTGACTCATCCGATGCTTTTCCTTCAACGGCGTACTTTCACAGTTTCACGTACGTAGAAGCTGGCTTGTTTTTGAACACATAGAAGCGGGCTTTAAGCAGGCACGCAGGTGGATGTACAATGTATTCTGAGTTAGCTCACGTACGTATGTAGAAATTTACACGCCTTCTAGCTTTGATCGATCTGCGTCGCTTCGGGGTCTTCAACATGCGGCAACGGCCGGCGGCACTACCTGCAGGTGACATGGGACTGGCGCACCCCTTGCCGGCGACCGGCGGAAAGACACCTGGGGAACGTTGGGGCATACCGTGGAATTTGCTACGCACCGCAGTGCTAGCTGCTGCAGGTGCTTGCAACGAGGTAAGCATAGTCGATCGGGCAGCTCGAAGCAACAATACCGAGAAAGAAAAATATGACATGTAGGGCCCCTGAGTCGATGAGAGAACCTAGTAATCCCGGTCAGAATTGCCTATTTTCGTGCAACAAACAGGTTTAGGATCAGTGCAGGGTTTATATTGACCGGAATCAGAAAGGTCAGGGTATCAATTTCAGGGATTCAGATGTTAGGGTTCGATTCTGACAGGCTCTATGAGTATAAGGTTTAAAATGGACTTTACTGTTTGCGTTGGTTTTTTAAGCTCCACGGACCGTTCTGCAACTAGACCGGTACAAATCAAATTAATTGAGAGGTTTTCTGCAAAATTTGGAATAAAACCGTGCAGTTCAACCGGAAAAATATTTTGTGAAAGTTCAGATGAATTGAGAGTACTACCCAGGTAACCTGGATATAACAGAACAACCCTGGCTGGGCTCCGTTGTTGCTTGTCACATGGTGGGCTTCGTTGTTGCCTAGTACTATTAGAAAATCAATGTATTTGACAAACCTTTGATGTATCTGTAGGGTTTCTCGTGCCGCATCCGCCGTAGCCATCTAAGAAATTTAGGTCCCCTCGCCTCCGGCTGTCCTCTTGGAGCTGAGAGGTGGGAGGGACCTCGGATCTTCAAAACCTCTATGTTATTTGCCATCATCTAGTGACCATCATAGTTTTGTGTAAGGCGTCCACAAAAAAGGGATCGCTCCCGCGACGCTCCCCGCATGCGCGTCACGGGAGATTAACCAGTTGCCGCCGGAGCAGAGTCCCCCGCCGCCATCCCCTCCACTCGCTGCCGCCGATCCGTGCTGCCGGGCAAAGCCTCGCGGGTGCTGGCGGTGGCGGGGCCCTATGTCCTCTCCGCGTATGGGAGCTCGGCGCGGCCCAGTTCCAGGTGGAGTCCGGCGCTGGGCTAGGGTGGGGCGTGGCGCCGGGCTAGGGCACGGCCGCGCTGGGCGGAGATCGGAGACGACCGGTCTTCGTCTTCATCCTGGTCGTGGAGGAGTGGTCGCACCGGCGACTCTCGCCTTGGTTGGCAATGGCGGTCGGGGGGCGCACTGCCCAGATCCGGCCTTGCCGGGACCCAGAGGAGTCCCGCGGTGGTTGACCCTGTTGTTCTTCGTTCTTCAAAAGTTCGACCGACTTCACGCGGGCCTCCTCTATCTGGACATGGACGGGTTCTGGTCTTCCTCTTAGAGATCTTCAGTTTTGGTGCTTGGCACCACTAGATGTCTAGATCGGAATTGATCCGGTCGGGTGAGCCCTCATGTTCGGCCAGAGAAGCTTCATcagggttgatgacccacaagtgtaggggatctatcgtagccttttcgataagtaagagtgtcgaacccaacgaggagcagaaggaaatgataagcggttttcagcaaggtattttctgcaagcactgaaattattggtaacagatagttttgtgataaggtaatttgtaatgggtaacaagtaataaaagtaaataagatgcagcaagatggcccaatttgtagcaaagaacaagcctggatacactcttatataaaggaaagcactcccaaggacacatgtgaattatcgtcaaggtagttttcatcacgctcatatgattcgcgttccgtactttgataatttgatatgtgggtggaccggtgcttgggtactgcccttccttggacaagcataccatttatgattaacccctattgcaagcatccgcaactacaacagaagtattaaggtaaacctaaccatagcatgaaacatatggatccaaataagccccttacgaagcaacgcataaattaggttttaagcttctgtcactctagcaacccatcatctacttattaattcccaatgtcttcctctaggcccaaacaatggtgaagtgtcatgtagtcgatgttcacatgacaccactagaggagagacaacatacatctcatcaaaatatcgaacaaatactaaattcacatgactacttatagcaagacttctctcatgtcctcaggaacaaacataactactcacatatcatattcatgttaataatcagagggatattaatatgcataatggatctgaacgtatgatcttccaccgaataaaccaaatagcatcaactacaaggagtaatcaacactactagcaacccacatgtatcaatctgaggctttgggacaaagattgtatacaagagatgaactaggattggagatgagatggtgctggtgaagatgttgatggagattgaccccctcccgatgacaagatcgttggtgatgacgatggtgatgatttccccctcctggagggaagtttccccggcggaacagctccgctggagccctagattggtttcacctcgtggcggcggagtttcgtcccgtgagatagcttatgatttttcctcgacgaaagactccatatagccaaagatgggcgtcagagggctgctagggggcccacgaggcagggggcgcgcccccaccctcatggacggtgggtggcccccctctggtacttctttcacccaatattttttatatattctgaaacgtgctcccgtgaagtttcaggacttctggagttgtgcagaataggtctgtaatatttgctcattttcaagcccagaattccagctgccagcattctccctcttcatgtaaaccttgtaaaataagagagagtaggcataagtattgtgacataatgtgtaataacaacccataatgcaataaatatcgatataaaagcatgatgcaaaatggacgtatcaactcccccaagcttagaccttgcttgtcctcaagcaaaaagccgatatcgaaaaatatgtccacatgtttagagatagaggtgttgataaaataaaatacggacatgagggcagcatgatcattcttagaacagcaacatatattgtcatatgatttcttatgctagagtaacaatacattcacaatttcaagtatgaatcagaaacttcattgaaaactaacaaactataatctcagtcatcgaagcaattgcaatttatcataacattggaaaagagtcaatataagagcttttcagcaagtccacatactcaactatcatttagtctttcacaattgctaacactcatgcaatacttatgggtatgaagttttaatcggacatagagaaagataggggcttatagttttgcctcgcaaccttttacctcaagggtaatgtcaacaataatagttcatgaaaaatcacatccaattagctatatatatcaggatctttccaacacacagtgcttgccaaaggataaaatgtaaaaagaaaaggtgaagatcaccatgactcttgtataaagtgtaatacaagaataaaagataggttcttcgcagagggaagcagagtttgtcatgtgcttttatggttggatgcacaaaatcttaatgcgaaagaatgtcactttatattgcgacttgtgatatggacctttattatgcagtccgtcgcttttatttcttccacatcacaagatcgtataaagcttattttctccatactaataagtcatacatatttagagagcaattttttattacttgcaacgatgacaacttacttgaaggatcttactcaatccataggtggatatggtggactctcatggcaaaactaggtttaaggatatttggaagcacaagtagtatctatacttggtgcaaggaatttggctagcatgagagggaaaggcaagctcaacatgctggatgatccatgacaatataatttatttcagatgtaagaaaacataacccattacgttgtcttccttgtccaacatcaactcttttgcatgtcatattttaatgagtgctcacaatcataaaagatgtccaagatagtatatttatatgtgaaaacctctcttcctttattacttcctattaattgcaacgatgaccaaaactatgtttgtcaactctcaacaacttttattcatcatactctttatatgtgaagtcattactctccataagatccatatgatctctttatttccttttattctttctcttttatttttaatccctcaagatcatagcaagataatcaagcccttgactcaacattaatctttattatatatagctcacggactcaattacatagaaggatcataaagcaaaactcaaaactagatcatactaaaactttattctactagatcaagatattaccaaaagaattgaactaagaaaaaggtaaaggtaaaagtgtgatggtgatacgataccggggtactcccccaagcttggcagttgccaaggggagtgtccatatccatgtgtttatgtctctttcttcgggggtggtgagGTGATATTCTTGGCGgtaatgcccctcaggatacgattctcttccttgagcttattgacttgctgcttgaggtccattatttccttacggagcttgccaGTGACGGCTAaggctcctttcacccaaggatgttgcatagctgcgtgagaacaagtaacactctttttcatattttcataagaaagaaatctaacataggaagggatgaccgagtttggaatagctgagctctatagttcccccatcgtgaatccaacTCGAAAACGAGAAGaaacttcttcatcctcctccatggcatctatccttttcaagtcagcctccacctcttcctcagttgatggcccaaagtggtcagcattgtTGTTTCCTCTTggccccggtgtcggatgagacacccgactctctccgactgactcttgagaagacatcttgctctaaatctgcagcagaaacaactcaaaacaaaaacagaggatgttTGCGTGGTACGATGGTCGAAACCTTCGGgacattatataatgattttttaccgaccaaaagaagtatcgtgcaagaaaacggagtccggagagcacacgaggtgcccacgaggcagggggcgcgcccagggggtagggcgcgccctccaccctcgtggaagcctcgtgtccttcccggactacttcttattttcctgttttcttaaatattccaaaacggagagaaattgccattagaactgttttggagttggtttacttaccgtacctcatacatattccttttcggagtctgaaacgttctggaaagtgtcccttatgtattcctccggttttacggtttcaataacgttagtttcaacatttatgggattacctaagatataatgcttgattctttgaccgttcaccaccctcgtatttgtgcctttgaagttgttgattattatggcaccggaacgatagacctcctcgatgacgtaaggaccttcccatttagagaggagttcgcctgcaaaatatcttaaacgggagttgtattgTATAACAACATAATcatctacattaaactcacgtttttgtatccttttatcatgccatcttttaactttttctttaaacagtttggcattctcataagccagggctctccattcatcaagtggggTAATGTCAAAAAGccgcttctcaccggcaagtttgaaattataattgagctctttaatggcacaATATGCCTTattttctaattcaagaggtaagtgacatgctttttcataaaccattttatacggagacatgcccataggattcttgtatgcagttctataggcccataatgcatcatcaagtttcttggaccaattgttcctagatctattaacagtcttttgcaaaattaatttaagctctctattactcaattctacttgaccactagactgtgggtgataaggggatgcaattatatgattaacatcatacttagcaagcattttacggaaagcaccatgaataaaatgtgaatcaccattagtcattaaatatttagggactccaaaccttggaaaaataactaatATTTGATTAGCAAAAgaaaagcatttatgacaactaattgttcaccaggaaagctatcatcaataggtagtgggtcatcaagaacattctataacctagacaagttgtctgcaacggggttcttagctccctttctaccaataatatgcaaatcaaattcttgtagcaagagaattcatctaataagtctaggtttagcatctttcttttccataagatatttaatagcagcatgatcactgtgaacagttactttagaatcaacgatgtaaggtctaaacttatcacaagtaaatacaactgctaaaaattccttttcagtagtagcataatttctttgggcactatctagagttttactagcatattgaataacatttagtttctttatCAACTATTTGTCCGAGAACAGCccatacagcataatcactagcatcacacataattttaaatggtaaattccaatcaggaggttgaacaataggtgcagacatcaaagctttcttaagtatttcaaatgcttctacacaatcatcatcaaaaacaaaaggaacatctttttgtaaaagattagtcaggggcctagaaattttagagaagtccttaattaacctcctataaaaaccggcatgaccaaggaaacttcttatacctttaatgtccttaggacacggcatcttttcaatagcatcaactttagctttatcaacttcaatacctctttcagaaattttatgccgcaagacaataccttcattaaccataaagtggcacttcttccaattcaaaacaagattagtttcttcacatctctgcaaaactcgattaaggttgcttaagcaatcatcaaaagaagttacgtaaactgagaaatcatccatgaaaacctcaacaatcttttcacaaaagtcagagaatatagcagtcatacatctttgaaaagtagcaggtacattacataaaccaaaaggtatacgtctataagcaaaggtaccgaaagggcaagtaaaggttgtcttttcttgatcctcttttgacacaggtatttgagagaaagcagaataaccatctagaaagcaaaaatgtgtgtttggataatcttctagtattgatcaataaaaggtaaaagaTAAAGGgtaaagacttcaacatctctaacaatcccaacgggtgaaatagtatctctattagcaagcttaattgtaacatctatctcagcaggtgcaatatcatgcataatttctttatataaggaataaggtgttgcacttgcactagcacccatatcacataagccatatcacagaaataacaggcatgcctacaacaagtctatatttattttttattgggtctagcaattctagcagcttcatcgcagaagtaaataacatgcccatcaatattatcggccaagagatctttaaccatagcaacactatgttcaactttaatttgctcagagggagtaggtgttctagtattactcttacgaaccacagttgaaactttagcatgatcctttattctaacagggaaaggtggtttctcaatataagcagtaggaacaacatgatcattataagtgatagttttttcttcaactttgataggttcaactacttttacttcaatgggaggattatatttaaaccacttctccttagggagatcaacctgagtagcaaaggattcacataaagaagctactatctcagagtcaagtccatatttagtgctaaattcacggaaaacatcggtatccataaaagatttaacacaattaaacttaggtgttatacctgactccttaccttcgtcgagatcccaatcttcagagttgcgtttaattctgtccaataaatcacatttgaattcaatagtcttcatcataaaagaaccagtacaagaagtatcgaccatggagcgattactgagagaaggcgagcataatttttttgaataatcatttcttttgaaagCTAATAATTGGGGcaggaatataacattgacttaagccgcccccaagcttgagcgacgctttctcctccgcgaggccaaaaattatatacataattacgatcacgatgaacaagatgcataggataaaacttctgataaaattccaatttcaatcggttgtagttccatgattccatatcatcacatagtctaaaccatgtcaatgcctctcccttcaaagataaagggaatactttCTTCTTCatgacatcctcgggcatacctgcaagtttaaataatccacaaacttcatccacatagattaggtgcaaatcgggatgtaatgttccatcacctgtgaaaggattagttagcagtttctctaacatacccgaaggaatttcaaagtaaatattttcagtaggttcagtaggttgaggagcaactctttgctctactggtcggggtgaagataccacgaacaagcctctcaaaggattatgttccatagtaacaagtggcagtaaatttcagcacactatataaatttttccttaccaaattccacctaccaaagacgcttcactcccgggcaacggcgtcagaaaagagtcttgatgacccacaagtgtaggggatctatcatagcctattcgataagtaagagtgccgaacccaacgaggagcagaaggaaatgataagcagttttcaataaggtattttctgcaagcactgaaattattggtaacagatagttttgtgataaggtaatttgtaacgggtaacaagtaataaaagtaaataaggtgcagcaagatggctcaatcctttttgtagcaaaggacaagcctggataaactcttatataaagaaaagcgctcccgaggacacatgggaattatcgtcaagctagttttcatcacactcatatgattcgcgttccgtactttgataatttgatatgtgggtagaccggtgcttgggtactgcccttccttggacaagcatcccacttatgattaacccctattgcaaacatccgcaattacaatagaagtattaaggtaaacctaaccatagcatgaaacatatggatccaaatcagccccttacgaagcaacgcataaactagggtttaagcttctgtcactctaacaacccatcatctacttattacttcccaatgtctttctctaggcccaaacaatggtgaagtgtcatgtagtcgacgttcacatgacaccactagaggagagacaacatacatctcatcaaaatatcgaacaaataccaaattcacatgactacttatagcaagacttctctcatgtcctcaggaacaaacataactactcacatatcatattcatgttaataatcagagggatattaatatgcataatggatctaaacatatgatcttccaccgaataagccaaatagcatcaac
The Triticum dicoccoides isolate Atlit2015 ecotype Zavitan chromosome 3A, WEW_v2.0, whole genome shotgun sequence genome window above contains:
- the LOC119270257 gene encoding glutathione S-transferase 3-like, with the protein product MWLPKCRGNLSTQSSKRDHVCVLRAHNIVHLMSVIVVTELPGTRVRRVDLEARVALLYHFLNGQTRFRQVDPLTAFARMWLVDCHVTSDDFEELTIYQAPPAEQGQTDQLIKRRVRWGAIRDCSALPATYRDPLRSCSPGLGSRRSPHRACQQQRSDRGSMAEAAASTRKLYGYELSSNSVRIAALLNEKGLDYELVVVDDTKAPEFLAINPLGQVPAFQDGDDILFESRAISRYIAAKYRSTGTDLLPAAPSAKLEVWLEVESHHFYPAVADLVYELRVRPRLPGGAPPDPAVVDGLARKVADVLDVYDAHLGAGNRYLAGDQFTLADVNHMAQLFVMSLTPRAAELVAARPHVQAWWDEISARPAWKKTVAALPLPPA